In the genome of Hymenobacter cellulosivorans, one region contains:
- a CDS encoding TolC family protein: protein MTTVSFLAIGRRARAWLLLGLLLLSTAPVAHAQTPTLPRRAPGLDPAPLQTRQLAADRPAVDTARVFSLQDLADLVFANHPMVKQAALLSADAQAQVLAARGGFDPKLGSGFDRKLFGGTDYYNKWANELKVPILPGGIDLKAGYDRMVGTYVNPEYRTPLDGLAGVGLSVPLGAGLLIDARRSTLRQARIMVTAAEADQVKQINEVWLQAVKDYWNWYYATQQANLVREGVALADTRFQATSRRALLGDQAPIDSVEARITVQDRQLQAEQLSVELLNARLLLSNHLWNKDAQPVELPAYAVPQRPTLVRVDTAQFGQLQSQAAVSHPTLIKLDAKIRQLGVEERYRREMLKPKLSVSGMLLSRGDFYRPEMPAYYDFGRNNYKLGVDFAFPLFLRQERGKLQQTRLKVQDATLEQQQSRRTIVNQVQAVYNTLLAYERQLALQEQTIANQRTLLQAELQKFELGESTIFLINARESKLIELRIKQESLRASYEKTRAELYYYAGTRTLGAQ from the coding sequence ATGACGACGGTATCTTTTCTTGCCATCGGCCGCCGGGCGCGGGCCTGGCTGCTGCTGGGCTTGCTCTTATTGAGCACTGCGCCGGTGGCCCACGCCCAAACGCCCACCCTGCCCCGCCGGGCCCCGGGCCTCGACCCGGCTCCGCTCCAGACCCGGCAGCTGGCCGCCGACCGCCCGGCTGTTGATACGGCCCGGGTGTTTTCCCTGCAGGATCTGGCTGATCTGGTGTTTGCCAACCACCCCATGGTAAAGCAGGCCGCCCTGCTCAGTGCCGACGCCCAGGCCCAGGTGCTGGCCGCCCGCGGCGGCTTCGACCCTAAACTGGGTTCGGGTTTCGACCGGAAGCTGTTCGGCGGCACCGACTATTATAACAAGTGGGCCAACGAGCTGAAAGTACCCATCTTACCCGGTGGTATCGATTTGAAGGCCGGCTACGACCGGATGGTGGGCACCTACGTCAACCCCGAGTACCGCACCCCGCTCGACGGGCTGGCCGGCGTGGGCCTGTCGGTACCGCTGGGGGCCGGCTTGCTGATTGATGCCCGCCGCAGCACGTTGCGCCAGGCCCGCATCATGGTGACGGCCGCCGAAGCCGACCAGGTCAAGCAGATCAACGAGGTATGGTTGCAGGCCGTCAAGGACTACTGGAACTGGTACTACGCCACCCAGCAGGCCAACCTCGTGCGTGAGGGCGTAGCCCTGGCCGATACCCGCTTTCAGGCTACCAGCCGCCGCGCCCTGCTCGGCGACCAGGCTCCTATCGACTCGGTGGAGGCGCGCATCACGGTGCAGGACCGGCAGCTACAGGCCGAGCAGCTCAGCGTGGAGTTGCTCAACGCCCGCTTGCTGCTGTCTAACCACCTCTGGAACAAGGACGCCCAGCCCGTGGAGCTGCCTGCCTACGCCGTACCCCAGCGCCCGACGCTGGTGCGGGTGGATACGGCCCAGTTTGGCCAGCTGCAAAGCCAGGCGGCTGTGTCGCACCCTACGCTTATCAAGCTCGACGCCAAAATCCGGCAGCTGGGCGTAGAGGAGCGCTACCGCCGGGAAATGCTCAAGCCCAAGCTTAGCGTGAGTGGCATGCTGCTCAGCCGCGGCGACTTTTACCGCCCTGAGATGCCCGCCTACTACGACTTTGGCCGGAACAACTACAAGCTGGGCGTGGATTTCGCCTTCCCGCTGTTTTTGCGCCAAGAGCGCGGTAAGCTTCAGCAAACCCGTCTGAAGGTGCAGGACGCCACCCTGGAGCAGCAGCAGAGCCGCCGTACCATCGTCAACCAGGTACAGGCCGTCTACAACACGCTGCTGGCTTACGAGCGACAGTTGGCGTTGCAGGAGCAGACCATTGCCAACCAACGCACGTTGCTGCAAGCCGAGCTGCAAAAGTTTGAGTTGGGCGAAAGCACTATTTTCCTCATCAACGCCCGCGAATCCAAGCTGATTGAGCTGCGCATCAAGCAGGAAAGTCTGCGGGCCAGCTACGAAAAAACCCGGGCCGAGCTCTACTACTACGCCGGCACCCGGACGCTGGGGGCACAGTAG
- a CDS encoding HlyD family secretion protein, giving the protein MLNLSNQGVDESVWHEDLDRSRQELLEPKGARLLGRVLTAVGLIFVIILFLPWRQTIEGSGSLTTLSPQDRPQTVQNAIAGRIERWAVREGQLVQQGDTLLTISEIKDEYFDPNLPERLREQLTAKQGNVAANAAKIQATDQQIEALRLTLNVQLDAARNRVTQARNTVRIDSADLVAVNNAFQVAQSRLARYEEGYKNGLFSLTDIETRRLKLQEDLAKVTAQRNKLLNSKQSLANASIELSNLRAKYGQDLAKTLSDRSSAVSSRSSSEGEVAALRNKISNVEVRRGLYVVRAPQAGYVVRTLKAGIGETIKEGESIATLQPDAPVLAVEMYVRAMDVPLIQRGRPVRLQFDGWPAIQFSGWPSAAVGTFGGTVTVIDVVSTTDGKYRLLVRPDRHNEQDPSWPAQLRLGSGVYGWVILDSVPVWYEIWRQLNGFPPTLQTAPDETPIKAKADKK; this is encoded by the coding sequence ATGCTTAATCTATCTAACCAAGGCGTCGACGAATCGGTATGGCACGAGGATCTGGACCGCTCGCGCCAGGAGCTGCTTGAGCCCAAGGGTGCCCGCCTACTGGGCCGGGTGCTGACGGCCGTGGGCCTGATCTTCGTGATTATTCTCTTTTTGCCCTGGCGCCAAACCATCGAGGGCTCCGGCTCCCTGACCACTCTAAGCCCCCAGGACCGCCCCCAAACGGTGCAGAACGCCATTGCGGGCCGCATTGAGCGCTGGGCCGTGCGAGAGGGCCAGCTCGTACAGCAGGGCGACACGCTGCTGACCATTTCCGAAATCAAGGACGAGTACTTCGACCCCAACCTGCCCGAGCGCCTGCGCGAGCAGCTGACTGCCAAGCAGGGCAACGTAGCCGCCAACGCGGCCAAGATTCAGGCCACCGACCAGCAAATTGAGGCCCTGCGCCTTACGCTGAACGTGCAGCTCGACGCGGCCCGAAACCGCGTGACCCAGGCCCGCAACACCGTGCGCATCGACAGCGCCGACCTAGTGGCCGTCAACAACGCCTTCCAGGTGGCCCAGTCCCGGCTGGCCCGCTACGAGGAAGGCTACAAAAACGGCCTGTTCTCCCTGACCGACATTGAAACCCGCCGGCTCAAGCTACAGGAAGATCTGGCCAAAGTCACGGCCCAGCGCAACAAGCTGCTGAACTCCAAGCAGTCCTTGGCCAACGCCAGCATCGAGCTCAGCAACCTGCGCGCCAAATACGGGCAGGATTTGGCCAAAACGCTGTCGGACCGCAGCTCGGCCGTGTCGAGCCGGTCATCCTCGGAGGGCGAGGTAGCAGCCCTGCGCAACAAGATCAGCAACGTGGAAGTGCGCCGTGGCCTGTACGTGGTGCGGGCCCCGCAGGCCGGCTACGTTGTGCGTACGCTCAAGGCCGGTATCGGCGAAACCATTAAGGAAGGCGAATCCATTGCCACGCTGCAGCCCGACGCGCCCGTGCTGGCCGTGGAAATGTACGTGCGGGCCATGGACGTGCCCCTGATTCAGCGGGGCCGGCCAGTGCGTCTGCAGTTCGACGGGTGGCCCGCCATCCAGTTTTCGGGCTGGCCCTCGGCCGCCGTCGGCACCTTCGGGGGTACCGTCACGGTGATTGACGTGGTGAGCACTACCGACGGCAAGTACCGCCTGCTGGTGCGCCCCGACCGCCACAACGAGCAAGACCCGAGCTGGCCGGCCCAGCTGCGCCTGGGCTCAGGTGTGTACGGCTGGGTAATTCTGGACTCGGTGCCGGTGTGGTACGAAATCTGGCGGCAGCTCAACGGCTTCCCGCCCACGCTGCAGACCGCCCCCGACGAGACTCCCATCAAGGCGAAAGCTGACAAGAAGTAG
- a CDS encoding ABC transporter transmembrane domain-containing protein encodes MASKQLALPPPTPWQRLTRMLEPERRSIRYILFYAIATGLISLTLPLGTQAVFNLVSTGAVFGSTYILISVVVLGVLLAGLLLIGQFTLVEAMEQRLFAKAAIEYAYRLPRIDPKALEGENPPELVNRFFDILTVQKGLTKLLIDLMFAGIQILFGVIVLSFYHPVFVGLGLTILVLLGLIYFMNYRRALRTSIEESAHKYEAVEWLEKVAGTLPSYRNNPTAQQQVLDHTDELTAQYLRARNSHFSVLKSYYGWGIALRTLLTGGLLIAGTLFVVSRQMTLGQFVAAEVLIVQISSSIEKLMTGLATVFDMLTGVEKLAAVTDLPLVEEPHSAASHA; translated from the coding sequence ATGGCCTCAAAACAACTGGCTCTGCCCCCACCTACCCCCTGGCAGCGGCTGACCCGCATGCTCGAACCGGAGCGCCGCTCCATCCGCTACATTCTTTTCTACGCCATTGCCACCGGCCTGATTAGCCTGACCCTACCGCTGGGTACCCAGGCCGTGTTCAACCTCGTTTCGACCGGGGCCGTGTTCGGCTCCACTTACATCCTGATTAGCGTCGTGGTGCTGGGCGTGCTGCTGGCCGGTTTGCTGCTGATCGGGCAGTTTACGCTGGTAGAGGCCATGGAACAGCGCCTGTTTGCCAAGGCGGCCATCGAGTATGCCTACCGCCTGCCGCGCATCGACCCCAAGGCCCTGGAAGGCGAAAACCCGCCGGAGCTGGTCAACCGCTTCTTCGACATCCTGACTGTGCAGAAGGGCCTGACCAAGCTACTGATTGACTTGATGTTTGCCGGCATCCAGATTCTGTTTGGCGTCATCGTACTGTCGTTTTACCACCCCGTTTTCGTGGGCCTGGGCCTGACGATTCTGGTGCTGCTCGGCTTGATTTACTTCATGAATTACCGCCGGGCGCTGCGCACCAGCATCGAGGAATCGGCCCATAAATACGAGGCTGTGGAATGGCTGGAAAAAGTAGCCGGAACACTGCCCAGCTACCGCAATAACCCCACTGCCCAACAGCAGGTTCTGGACCACACCGACGAGCTGACGGCCCAGTATTTGCGCGCCCGCAACAGCCATTTCAGCGTCCTGAAAAGCTACTACGGCTGGGGCATTGCCCTGCGCACCCTGCTCACCGGCGGCCTGCTGATTGCGGGTACTTTGTTTGTAGTGTCGCGGCAAATGACCCTGGGCCAGTTTGTGGCCGCCGAAGTACTCATCGTGCAGATCAGCAGCTCAATTGAAAAGCTGATGACCGGCCTGGCCACCGTGTTCGACATGCTGACCGGCGTGGAGAAACTGGCTGCCGTGACTGATCTGCCCCTCGTAGAAGAACCTCATTCCGCCGCCAGCCATGCTTAA
- a CDS encoding sigma 54-interacting transcriptional regulator, with translation MKSTDIRTLGDLKKSGYQPRSVKQELRDNLIAKLQAKEEVFPGIYGYEETVIPDLQRAILSMHHINLLGLRGQAKTRIARLMVDLLDEYIPVVEGSELNDDPLEPLSIYAKNLIAEKGDATPVSWLHRSERYTEKLATPDVSVADLIGDADPIKAATLKLPYSDERVIHFGLIPRSHRGIFVINELPDLQARIQVSLFNILQEGDIQIRGFKVRLPLDIQFVFTANPEDYTNRGSIVTPLKDRIDSQIITHYPKSIEIGKRITKQEARIKPEQKGMVVSNEIIHDLVEQVAVEARGSEFVDAKSGVSARLTIAAYESLVSAAERRALINGEKKTYVRIADFLAAVPALTGKVELVYEGEQEGAGIVAEKLMGKAIRTLFLNYFPDPDKQKKKKNIPNPYKEVQDWFGAGNTVDVLNDGSDKDYHAALEQVPGLRNIVTFLHPNEDADTTWFLMEFCLHGLAEHSLISRNRVTAGTQFKDLLSSMFTMPSFGGDDDEDEEDTKPRRRR, from the coding sequence ATGAAATCAACTGACATCCGTACCCTCGGTGACTTGAAGAAGTCCGGCTACCAGCCCCGTTCCGTGAAGCAGGAGCTGCGCGACAACCTGATTGCCAAGCTCCAGGCCAAAGAAGAAGTGTTTCCCGGCATCTACGGCTACGAGGAAACCGTTATTCCCGACCTGCAGCGCGCCATTCTGAGCATGCACCACATCAATCTGCTAGGACTCCGCGGGCAGGCCAAAACCCGCATTGCCCGCCTCATGGTCGACTTGCTCGATGAGTACATCCCGGTAGTGGAAGGCTCGGAGCTCAACGACGACCCGCTGGAGCCCCTGAGCATTTATGCTAAAAACCTCATTGCCGAGAAAGGCGACGCCACGCCCGTTTCGTGGCTGCACCGCTCGGAGCGCTATACCGAGAAGCTGGCCACGCCCGACGTATCGGTGGCCGACCTCATCGGCGACGCCGACCCCATCAAGGCCGCCACGCTGAAGCTGCCCTACTCCGACGAGCGGGTAATTCACTTCGGTTTGATTCCCCGCTCGCACCGCGGCATTTTCGTGATTAACGAGTTGCCCGACTTGCAGGCCCGCATCCAGGTGTCCTTGTTCAACATCCTGCAGGAAGGCGACATTCAGATCCGGGGCTTCAAGGTGCGCCTGCCGCTCGACATTCAGTTCGTGTTTACGGCCAACCCCGAGGACTATACCAACCGCGGCTCCATCGTGACTCCGCTCAAGGACCGGATTGACTCCCAGATTATCACGCACTACCCCAAGAGCATCGAAATCGGGAAGCGCATCACCAAGCAGGAGGCCCGCATCAAGCCCGAGCAGAAGGGCATGGTGGTTAGCAACGAAATCATTCACGACCTGGTGGAGCAGGTGGCCGTTGAGGCCCGGGGCTCGGAGTTCGTCGATGCTAAGAGCGGCGTATCCGCCCGCCTGACCATTGCCGCCTACGAAAGCCTGGTGAGTGCCGCCGAGCGCCGCGCCTTGATTAATGGTGAAAAGAAAACCTACGTGCGCATCGCCGATTTCCTGGCCGCCGTGCCCGCTCTCACCGGCAAGGTGGAGCTGGTATATGAAGGTGAGCAGGAGGGAGCCGGCATCGTGGCCGAGAAGCTGATGGGCAAAGCCATCCGCACCTTGTTCCTAAACTACTTCCCCGACCCCGACAAGCAGAAGAAAAAGAAGAACATCCCGAACCCCTACAAGGAGGTGCAGGACTGGTTCGGGGCCGGCAACACCGTCGACGTGCTCAACGACGGCTCCGACAAGGACTACCACGCCGCCCTGGAGCAGGTACCCGGCCTGCGCAACATCGTGACCTTCCTGCACCCCAACGAGGACGCGGATACGACCTGGTTCCTGATGGAGTTCTGCCTGCACGGCCTGGCCGAGCACAGCCTGATTTCGCGCAACCGCGTCACGGCCGGCACCCAGTTCAAGGACCTCTTGTCGTCGATGTTCACTATGCCCAGCTTCGGCGGGGATGACGACGAGGACGAAGAAGATACCAAGCCCCGCCGCCGGCGCTAA
- a CDS encoding aspartate/glutamate racemase family protein, whose protein sequence is MKGKKIGLVGGISWVSTLDYYRLINEGVNSRLGGLHFAELLIYSLNFADVQAATWEHAYNLLRDACLSLKDADATALALCANTAHLFADQLEKELELPLIHIVTETAKVLRREGHTTIGLLGTKFTMEMPFYRERLEAFGITVLTPPAQETRDYVQHTVKEELGRGVINPETKARYISIAQALVSSGATAVVLGCTEIPLLISQADFSVPVFDTVQIHSAAIVDYLVA, encoded by the coding sequence ATGAAAGGCAAGAAAATCGGGTTGGTCGGCGGCATCAGCTGGGTTTCCACCCTGGACTATTACCGGCTCATCAACGAAGGCGTAAATAGCCGGCTGGGCGGGCTCCACTTTGCCGAGCTGCTTATCTATTCCCTCAACTTTGCCGACGTGCAGGCTGCCACCTGGGAACACGCCTACAACCTGCTGCGCGACGCCTGCCTAAGTCTCAAGGACGCTGATGCCACGGCCCTTGCTCTTTGCGCCAACACCGCCCACTTGTTTGCCGACCAGCTGGAGAAGGAGCTGGAGTTGCCCCTCATCCACATCGTGACCGAGACGGCGAAAGTGCTGCGGCGGGAAGGCCACACGACCATTGGACTGCTGGGCACCAAATTCACCATGGAAATGCCCTTCTACCGGGAGCGGCTGGAGGCGTTTGGCATCACCGTACTAACGCCCCCAGCGCAGGAAACCCGGGACTACGTGCAGCATACTGTCAAGGAGGAACTGGGTCGGGGAGTTATCAACCCCGAAACCAAGGCGCGCTACATCTCCATTGCGCAGGCGTTAGTCAGCAGCGGAGCCACGGCCGTGGTGCTGGGCTGTACCGAAATTCCGTTGCTCATCAGCCAAGCCGATTTTTCCGTGCCCGTGTTCGATACGGTACAAATCCATTCAGCGGCCATCGTCGACTATCTCGTGGCGTGA
- a CDS encoding formylglycine-generating enzyme family protein, translating to MSSLGILPSAPTAVQLVAIPGGEIMLRDDRLKQQWRVEIAPFWLARFPVTQGLYRAVTGESPSSFSGDEHPVESVSWQQAVQFCNQLSRTEGLQPCYEMAAGTETICFAPGANGYRLPTEAEWEYACKAGSTGSRYGELAAIAWYKDNADGQTQPVGRKQPNAWGLHDMLGNVWEWCSDIYDASVYGSYRIMRGGGWSDEPRGCLATNRRRSHPTKFAIDDLGFRVARNLL from the coding sequence ATGTCCTCCCTTGGTATTCTACCCTCTGCTCCTACCGCCGTCCAGTTAGTAGCCATTCCAGGCGGAGAAATCATGCTGCGCGACGACCGGCTGAAACAGCAGTGGCGGGTAGAAATTGCCCCTTTCTGGCTGGCCAGGTTTCCGGTAACGCAAGGGCTCTACCGGGCCGTCACGGGGGAGTCGCCGAGCAGCTTCAGCGGCGACGAGCACCCGGTGGAGTCGGTATCGTGGCAGCAGGCCGTGCAGTTTTGCAATCAGCTTTCCCGTACTGAGGGCCTGCAGCCTTGCTATGAAATGGCTGCGGGCACCGAAACCATCTGCTTTGCGCCCGGCGCCAACGGGTACCGCTTGCCTACCGAGGCCGAATGGGAATATGCCTGCAAGGCGGGCAGTACCGGGAGCCGGTACGGAGAGTTGGCGGCCATAGCCTGGTACAAAGACAACGCCGACGGGCAGACTCAGCCCGTCGGCCGGAAGCAGCCCAATGCCTGGGGCCTGCACGATATGCTGGGCAACGTCTGGGAATGGTGCTCCGACATCTACGACGCCTCGGTCTACGGCTCCTACCGCATCATGCGGGGCGGGGGCTGGAGCGACGAGCCCCGCGGCTGCCTGGCCACCAACCGCCGCCGCAGCCACCCCACCAAGTTTGCCATTGATGATTTAGGGTTTCGGGTAGCCCGCAACCTGCTGTAA
- a CDS encoding peptidylprolyl isomerase, giving the protein MKTAEIHTTHGVMKVEFFEQDAPNTVKNFTDLAQKGFYDGLKFHRVIPNFVVQGGCPNTREGAKGTPGTGGPGYKIDCELKGGNQYHDRGVLSMAHAGRNTGGSQFFIVHSRDNTAHLDRNHTVFGKVVEGLDIIDQIKANDEIKKIVVAEA; this is encoded by the coding sequence ATGAAAACTGCCGAAATCCACACCACGCACGGCGTGATGAAAGTTGAGTTCTTCGAGCAAGACGCTCCTAACACGGTAAAGAACTTCACCGACCTGGCCCAGAAAGGCTTCTACGACGGCCTGAAATTTCACCGCGTAATCCCCAATTTCGTCGTGCAGGGCGGTTGCCCCAATACCCGCGAGGGCGCTAAAGGCACGCCCGGCACCGGCGGCCCCGGCTACAAAATCGACTGCGAGCTGAAGGGCGGCAACCAGTACCACGACCGTGGTGTGCTGAGCATGGCCCACGCTGGCCGCAACACTGGCGGCAGCCAGTTCTTCATCGTGCATAGCCGCGACAACACCGCCCACCTTGACCGCAACCACACCGTATTCGGCAAAGTGGTAGAGGGCCTGGACATCATCGACCAGATCAAAGCCAACGACGAGATTAAAAAAATCGTGGTAGCCGAGGCGTAG
- a CDS encoding fasciclin domain-containing protein, translating into MKKTLRNATVALCAAALATASLSSCSSDNKTTEKATTETEAIATVDSAAMLTDSARMGKPEGVMVDGVAMTPDKNIIQNAVQASSVSTLVRAISAADLGGTLSGPGPFTVFAPTNSAFIQLPKGAMAGLMKPESKEKLKGVLTYHVIAGRLVASDLKDGQELTTVNGEKVKISVKGGKIMVNNATIQIPDVISSNGVTHVVDQVLLPPAPNI; encoded by the coding sequence ATGAAGAAGACCCTAAGAAACGCCACCGTTGCCCTGTGCGCCGCCGCGCTGGCCACCGCCAGCCTGAGCAGCTGCTCCTCCGACAACAAGACTACCGAAAAAGCCACCACCGAAACCGAGGCCATTGCCACCGTTGACTCGGCCGCTATGCTGACCGACTCGGCCCGCATGGGCAAGCCCGAGGGTGTAATGGTGGATGGCGTGGCCATGACCCCCGACAAAAACATCATTCAGAACGCGGTGCAGGCCAGTAGCGTTAGCACCCTGGTGCGGGCCATATCGGCCGCCGACCTGGGTGGTACGCTCAGCGGACCCGGCCCGTTCACGGTGTTTGCACCCACCAACTCGGCCTTTATCCAGCTGCCCAAGGGCGCTATGGCCGGCCTGATGAAGCCCGAAAGCAAGGAAAAGCTCAAGGGCGTGCTCACTTACCACGTCATTGCCGGCCGCCTCGTAGCCTCCGACCTCAAAGACGGGCAGGAGCTGACCACCGTGAATGGTGAGAAAGTAAAAATCTCCGTTAAAGGCGGCAAGATTATGGTCAACAACGCCACCATTCAGATTCCCGACGTCATTTCCAGCAACGGCGTGACCCACGTAGTCGACCAGGTGCTGCTGCCTCCCGCG